In Mycobacteriales bacterium, the following are encoded in one genomic region:
- a CDS encoding PhoH family protein: MADTPQVQTKIVVPGSHAMVSLLGSRDELLRVIEHAFRSDILVRGNEITITGDPAETELVSELFAELLTVLDRGDALTPDAVERSVAMLRTDSPERPADVLTLNILSGRGRTIRPKTVNQKRYVDSIDVHTIVFAIGPAGTGKTYLAMAKAVQALQSRQVNRIILTRPAVEAGERLGFLPGTLYEKIDPYLRPLYDALHDMLDPESIPRLMAAGTIEVAPLAYMRGRTLNDAFIILDEAQNTSPEQMKMFLTRLGFGSRIVVTGDVTQVDLPSGTQSGLRIVRDILDGVEDVHFVNLTSRDVVRHKLVSDIVDAYARHDAAARATHGGSRRPGRSGR; this comes from the coding sequence ATGGCAGACACCCCACAGGTACAGACGAAGATCGTCGTCCCCGGCTCGCATGCGATGGTAAGCCTGCTCGGCTCGCGGGACGAGTTGCTCCGGGTCATCGAGCACGCGTTCCGCAGCGACATCCTCGTCCGGGGTAACGAGATCACGATTACCGGGGATCCGGCCGAGACGGAGTTGGTGAGCGAGCTGTTCGCCGAGCTGCTCACCGTCCTCGACCGCGGCGACGCGCTCACCCCGGACGCCGTGGAACGCAGCGTCGCGATGCTGCGCACGGACAGCCCCGAACGCCCGGCCGACGTGCTGACGCTGAACATCCTGTCCGGCCGTGGTCGCACGATCCGGCCGAAGACGGTGAACCAGAAGCGTTACGTGGACTCGATCGACGTGCACACCATCGTGTTCGCCATCGGCCCGGCGGGCACCGGCAAGACCTACCTCGCGATGGCGAAGGCCGTCCAGGCGCTGCAATCCCGGCAGGTCAACCGGATCATCCTCACCCGACCGGCGGTCGAGGCCGGTGAGCGGCTCGGCTTCCTCCCCGGCACGCTCTACGAGAAGATCGACCCGTACCTGCGTCCCCTCTACGACGCCCTGCACGACATGCTCGACCCGGAGTCCATTCCGCGGCTGATGGCTGCCGGCACCATCGAAGTAGCCCCGCTCGCCTACATGCGCGGTCGTACCTTGAACGATGCCTTCATCATCCTTGACGAGGCACAGAACACGAGCCCGGAACAGATGAAGATGTTCCTGACGCGGCTGGGTTTCGGCTCGAGGATCGTCGTCACCGGCGACGTGACCCAGGTGGACCTGCCGTCCGGGACGCAGAGCGGACTGCGGATCGTCCGGGACATCCTCGACGGTGTCGAGGACGTGCACTTCGTTAACCTCACCAGCCGTGACGTCGTCCGGCACAAGCTGGTGAGCGACATCGTCGACGCCTACGCCCGCCACGACGCCGCCGCCCGCGCGACGCACGGCGGTTCGCGCCGGCCCGGCCGTTCCGGCCGCTAG
- the ybeY gene encoding rRNA maturation RNase YbeY encodes MSVEILNESGVAVDEVALAALARFVLDELGVHRMAELSIRLVDVASMERLHELWMGEPGPTDVMAFSMDELPASRGDDDESLPPVLLGDVLLCPEVADRQARHAGHSVEQEIDLLCTHGVLHLLGYDHAEAVEEQQMFAVQSELLGRWRDTRTAREPR; translated from the coding sequence GTGTCCGTCGAGATCCTCAACGAGTCGGGTGTCGCGGTCGACGAGGTGGCGCTCGCCGCACTGGCCCGCTTCGTGCTCGACGAGCTCGGTGTGCATCGGATGGCCGAGCTGTCCATCCGGCTGGTCGATGTCGCGTCGATGGAGCGGCTGCACGAACTGTGGATGGGAGAGCCCGGCCCGACCGACGTGATGGCGTTCTCGATGGACGAGTTGCCGGCCAGCCGTGGCGACGACGACGAGTCGTTGCCGCCGGTGTTGCTCGGTGACGTCCTGCTCTGTCCCGAGGTTGCCGACCGGCAGGCCCGGCACGCCGGGCACTCGGTCGAGCAAGAGATCGACCTGCTGTGCACCCACGGCGTGCTCCACCTGCTCGGCTACGACCATGCGGAAGCGGTCGAGGAGCAGCAGATGTTCGCTGTCCAGAGCGAGCTGTTGGGCCGGTGGCGGGATACCCGGACCGCACGGGAGCCGCGATGA
- a CDS encoding hemolysin family protein → MSNGDVGLIVTAAVLVAVAGAAACSESAISRVSRVHVDLLVRERRRGVAALSRVLAAPARYLELLLLLRSAAALTATVAVAVVCVDGLGGTWLGILVAASVMTVTDYVVEAVARTVGRRHAGTVGRVVSGTLLFGGRLLAPLTGVLVLLSNALTPGRGLRDGPFSSEAELRDMVDLAEERQVIARNEREMIHSVFELGDTFTREVMVPRTEMVVIERTKTVRQALSLALRSGFSRIPVFGESEDDIVGVVYLKDLAKHAYDDGAPSNRVDTAMRAPTFVPDSKPVDELLRELQARQTHLAIVIDEYGGTAGLVTIEDALEEIVGEITDEYDRELPPVEQVDADTVRVTARLPVEDVESIYRVHLEEEGVETVGGLLASALGRVPIPGATVEIAGLTFLAESAKGRRNRIGTVLIRRTEQHPAEPIVEPADA, encoded by the coding sequence ATGAGCAACGGCGATGTCGGCCTGATCGTCACCGCAGCCGTGCTGGTCGCCGTGGCAGGGGCGGCCGCCTGCTCGGAGTCGGCGATCTCCCGCGTGTCCCGGGTTCACGTCGACCTGCTGGTCCGGGAGCGTCGCCGCGGCGTAGCCGCGCTGTCCCGGGTCCTCGCCGCCCCGGCCCGCTACCTCGAGCTGTTGCTGCTGCTCCGCTCCGCCGCCGCCCTCACCGCCACGGTCGCGGTCGCGGTCGTCTGCGTCGACGGGCTCGGCGGGACGTGGCTGGGAATCCTCGTCGCCGCGTCCGTCATGACCGTCACGGATTACGTCGTCGAGGCGGTGGCCCGGACGGTTGGCCGCCGCCACGCCGGCACGGTCGGCCGGGTGGTCTCCGGCACCCTGCTGTTCGGCGGGCGCCTGCTCGCGCCGCTGACCGGGGTGCTGGTGCTGCTGAGCAACGCCCTGACCCCCGGTCGTGGGCTGCGCGACGGGCCGTTCAGCTCGGAGGCCGAGCTGCGGGACATGGTCGACCTCGCCGAGGAGCGTCAGGTCATCGCCCGCAACGAGCGCGAGATGATCCATTCGGTCTTCGAGCTCGGCGACACCTTCACCCGTGAGGTCATGGTGCCGCGCACCGAAATGGTGGTGATCGAGCGGACGAAAACCGTGCGCCAGGCGCTGTCCCTCGCGCTGCGCAGCGGCTTCTCCCGGATCCCGGTGTTCGGGGAGAGCGAGGACGACATCGTCGGTGTGGTCTATCTCAAGGACCTGGCCAAGCACGCCTACGACGATGGGGCACCGTCGAACCGGGTGGACACGGCGATGCGCGCACCGACCTTCGTCCCGGATTCCAAGCCGGTCGACGAGCTGCTCCGGGAGCTACAGGCGCGCCAGACGCACCTGGCGATCGTCATCGACGAGTACGGCGGCACGGCCGGTCTCGTCACCATCGAGGACGCGTTGGAGGAGATCGTCGGCGAGATCACCGACGAGTACGACCGGGAGCTGCCACCGGTCGAGCAGGTCGACGCCGACACAGTTCGGGTGACCGCGCGCCTGCCGGTGGAGGATGTCGAGTCGATCTACCGGGTTCACCTGGAGGAGGAGGGGGTCGAGACGGTCGGTGGCCTGCTGGCCTCGGCGCTCGGCCGGGTCCCGATCCCCGGCGCCACCGTCGAAATCGCCGGGCTGACCTTCCTCGCCGAAAGTGCCAAGGGCCGGCGCAATCGGATCGGCACCGTGCTCATCCGCCGGACCGAGCAGCACCCGGCCGAGCCGATCGTGGAGCCCGCGGATGCCTGA
- a CDS encoding cytidine deaminase: MPEPAPLDPEDAKLVALARAARTRTGALAGAAVRDDTGRTYVAVSVDLPSLRLTAVQLAVAMSRSSGAGRLEAAVLVSPVPAPDPADLAVLHDVTAGFPLHVTDPDGLPHRSQPE, from the coding sequence ATGCCTGAGCCGGCGCCGCTCGACCCCGAGGACGCCAAGCTCGTCGCCCTGGCCCGGGCGGCCCGGACCCGGACGGGGGCCCTCGCCGGGGCCGCGGTCCGGGACGACACGGGACGTACCTATGTCGCCGTCTCGGTCGACTTGCCGTCGCTGCGTTTGACGGCGGTCCAGCTTGCGGTCGCGATGTCGCGCAGCAGCGGAGCCGGCCGGCTGGAGGCGGCGGTCCTGGTGAGCCCGGTGCCCGCGCCGGACCCCGCCGATCTCGCCGTGCTCCACGACGTCACCGCCGGGTTCCCGCTGCACGTGACCGACCCCGATGGCCTCCCGCACCGGTCGCAGCCGGAGTGA
- the era gene encoding GTPase Era, giving the protein MTGAANFRCGFACLVGRPNVGKSTLANAVVGRKVAITSPQPQTTRRAVRGIVHRSDGQLVLVDTPGLHRPRTLLGERLNSLARSTLAEVDVVLFCVPANEKVGPGDRFIAAELAGLKGTAVVAVVTKTDLADRDRVGERLLEVAGLGTWAEIVPVSAEAGYQVDLLLDLIVPMLPPGPPLYPDGELTDEPDVVLVAELVREQALVGVRDELPHSIAVTVEEIRPRPDSDLLDIGAVLWVERPSQKAIVIGVGGERLKTIGSRARQQIEALLGARVYLDLRVKVAKDWQRDPRQLRRLGF; this is encoded by the coding sequence GTGACCGGCGCCGCGAATTTCCGCTGCGGCTTCGCCTGCCTGGTCGGGCGACCCAACGTCGGCAAGTCCACCCTCGCCAACGCTGTCGTCGGGCGCAAAGTCGCGATCACCAGCCCGCAGCCGCAGACCACCCGGCGCGCGGTCCGGGGGATCGTGCACCGATCCGACGGCCAGTTGGTTCTCGTCGACACCCCCGGCCTGCACCGCCCGCGCACCTTGCTCGGCGAACGCTTGAACAGCCTGGCCCGCTCCACCCTGGCCGAGGTCGACGTCGTCTTGTTCTGTGTGCCGGCCAACGAGAAGGTCGGCCCCGGCGACCGCTTCATCGCGGCCGAACTGGCCGGGCTGAAGGGAACAGCCGTGGTGGCCGTGGTGACCAAGACCGACCTGGCCGACCGGGATCGGGTCGGCGAGCGGCTACTCGAGGTGGCCGGTCTCGGGACGTGGGCGGAGATCGTGCCGGTCTCGGCCGAAGCCGGCTACCAGGTAGATCTGCTGCTCGATCTGATCGTGCCGATGCTGCCGCCGGGGCCGCCGCTGTACCCCGACGGTGAGCTCACCGACGAGCCTGATGTGGTGCTCGTCGCCGAGCTCGTCCGTGAGCAGGCCCTGGTCGGGGTGCGCGACGAGCTTCCGCATTCGATCGCGGTCACCGTGGAGGAGATCCGCCCGCGACCCGACTCGGATCTGCTCGACATCGGCGCGGTGCTCTGGGTGGAGCGGCCGAGTCAGAAGGCGATCGTGATCGGTGTCGGCGGGGAGCGGCTCAAGACGATCGGCAGTCGGGCCCGACAGCAGATCGAGGCACTGCTCGGCGCCCGGGTCTACCTCGATCTGCGGGTGAAGGTCGCCAAGGATTGGCAACGCGACCCCCGGCAGCTGCGCCGGCTCGGCTTCTGA
- a CDS encoding S53 family peptidase, translated as MRPARLVAVAAVAAVLSAGAPAVLADAATRPAAGTERVLLLLAPRDEPALSRLAESHGLSHRSRIDRLAQLLPSSVDRERVETAARSHGLTVVRVSPLAVLVNGPAAVVTRLFGSARAVQPRARLGRPLPRIPADLGGLVAAAYGGDETRPAARPLAGCTTYSNFQTVYSSSGGPPQYLTGANLRQAYGVSAVPNPNSLGLQTIASIQLADWPDAATTRGAIPSDLATYAKTMNIPIKPGQYAGIVVDPSDPPVPDPGTTESFCGSGDGSVGGSDEVALDQETLLGVAPTARQRVYASGNDTLGEIEDFLAVGDDASNGVPISALTVSWGQCETNFGTQSDAQNFDSILAYVDAAGVTIFAPSGDNGTTDCSASGNPTGGPAVDLPAASPHVIGVGGTVLALDPADNTQTTETAWACSANSPSTCSGGGASSYFAQPGWQTGVAPAAKRLVPDIASAADPGFAVVSTENCQSGSPPSCPEAAYWSSIGATSLAAPTQAALLADELIAHGIVGGLGDIHPQLYRGTLAPRPAGSPAVADFQDINDGGSNADAGNPGFVAGNGYDEVTGLGTPNWDRIFADVLGTAMGTRAVGHGDLAVVRTFTGGVYSWKSTSGGFAALGGNASSLPVLASVEGQNFYLAVTSNHQPWIRSDTTGWTRLVPKSTVGCGDIAAFALPGSGDLYVACVNPSNHEVYIGYATFASPAAAVPTIDQQGLGAFTGIGGYATSGPAVAEIDGTVEAFVDGPGSGPYPLYEQTVRVTPAGGLVGSGWHHTPFSCYDRPALAVEGTTLGFGCSGAGHHLYYATTTTGAFTPVANFGGGLVGGVGLSDQPNASQPPLVTAYVEGTNGHLYSRRLSPTVGPWVPHGGGLAGGASATAATIS; from the coding sequence ATGCGCCCTGCCCGCCTCGTCGCCGTCGCGGCCGTGGCTGCCGTGCTCAGCGCAGGCGCGCCGGCGGTGCTCGCCGATGCGGCCACCCGGCCGGCCGCCGGCACCGAGCGGGTACTCCTGCTGCTCGCGCCACGGGATGAGCCGGCTCTGAGCCGGCTCGCCGAATCGCACGGGCTGTCCCACCGCAGCCGGATCGACCGGCTCGCCCAGCTGCTCCCCAGCAGCGTCGACCGGGAGCGGGTCGAGACGGCCGCCCGGTCCCACGGGCTTACCGTGGTGCGCGTTTCCCCGCTCGCCGTACTGGTCAACGGTCCGGCGGCTGTCGTCACCCGGCTGTTCGGGTCCGCCCGCGCGGTGCAGCCCCGGGCCCGGCTCGGGCGCCCGCTCCCCCGGATCCCCGCCGACCTCGGCGGTCTCGTCGCCGCCGCCTACGGCGGCGACGAGACCCGCCCCGCCGCGCGGCCACTGGCCGGCTGCACCACCTACAGCAACTTCCAGACCGTGTACAGCTCCTCCGGGGGACCGCCGCAGTACCTCACCGGGGCGAACCTTCGACAGGCCTACGGCGTCTCCGCCGTGCCGAACCCCAACTCGCTCGGGCTCCAGACGATCGCCAGCATCCAGCTCGCGGACTGGCCGGACGCGGCGACCACCCGCGGCGCGATCCCGAGTGACCTGGCCACCTACGCGAAGACGATGAACATCCCGATCAAGCCAGGCCAGTACGCCGGCATCGTCGTCGACCCGTCGGACCCGCCGGTACCCGATCCGGGAACCACGGAAAGTTTCTGCGGAAGCGGCGACGGCAGTGTCGGCGGTTCGGACGAGGTAGCCCTCGACCAGGAGACCCTGCTCGGGGTGGCTCCGACGGCCCGCCAGCGGGTGTACGCCTCCGGAAACGACACCCTAGGCGAGATCGAGGACTTCCTCGCGGTCGGCGACGACGCCTCCAACGGAGTGCCGATCAGCGCGCTCACCGTGTCCTGGGGGCAGTGCGAGACGAACTTCGGCACCCAGTCGGACGCGCAGAACTTCGACAGCATCCTGGCCTACGTGGATGCCGCCGGGGTGACGATCTTCGCGCCGTCCGGGGACAACGGGACGACCGACTGCAGCGCCTCCGGCAACCCGACCGGCGGCCCCGCGGTCGACCTGCCGGCTGCCTCCCCGCACGTGATCGGCGTCGGGGGCACGGTTCTCGCCCTCGACCCCGCGGACAACACGCAGACCACCGAAACCGCGTGGGCCTGCTCCGCGAACTCCCCGAGCACCTGCTCCGGCGGCGGGGCGTCGAGCTACTTCGCCCAGCCGGGTTGGCAGACCGGGGTCGCCCCGGCAGCCAAGCGCCTGGTGCCCGACATCGCTTCCGCCGCCGACCCCGGCTTCGCGGTGGTCAGCACCGAAAATTGCCAGAGCGGGTCGCCGCCGAGCTGTCCCGAAGCGGCCTACTGGTCCTCGATCGGCGCCACCAGCCTCGCCGCACCGACCCAGGCGGCGCTACTCGCCGACGAGTTGATCGCCCACGGGATCGTCGGCGGCCTTGGCGACATCCACCCGCAGTTGTACCGGGGCACCCTGGCGCCCCGACCCGCCGGTAGCCCCGCCGTTGCCGATTTCCAGGACATCAACGACGGCGGGAGCAACGCGGACGCCGGCAACCCCGGCTTCGTCGCAGGTAACGGGTACGACGAGGTCACCGGCCTGGGAACCCCGAACTGGGACCGAATCTTCGCCGACGTTCTCGGGACCGCCATGGGCACCCGGGCGGTGGGCCACGGCGACCTGGCCGTCGTCCGAACGTTCACCGGCGGGGTGTACTCGTGGAAGAGCACGTCCGGTGGATTCGCCGCACTGGGCGGGAACGCGAGCTCGCTCCCGGTGCTCGCCAGCGTGGAGGGGCAGAATTTCTACCTGGCGGTCACCTCGAATCACCAGCCGTGGATCCGCAGCGACACAACCGGGTGGACCCGCCTGGTGCCGAAATCCACCGTCGGCTGCGGGGACATCGCGGCGTTCGCCCTGCCCGGAAGCGGGGACCTGTACGTCGCCTGCGTGAATCCGTCGAACCACGAGGTCTACATCGGGTACGCCACCTTCGCCTCGCCGGCGGCGGCCGTGCCGACCATCGACCAGCAGGGACTCGGCGCATTTACCGGGATCGGCGGCTACGCCACGAGCGGCCCGGCCGTCGCCGAGATCGACGGGACCGTGGAGGCCTTCGTCGACGGGCCCGGCTCGGGCCCTTACCCGCTGTACGAGCAGACCGTGCGGGTCACGCCGGCCGGTGGCCTGGTCGGCTCCGGCTGGCACCACACGCCATTCAGCTGCTACGACCGACCGGCGCTCGCCGTCGAGGGCACCACACTGGGCTTCGGGTGCAGCGGTGCCGGCCACCATCTGTACTACGCCACGACGACCACCGGCGCGTTCACGCCGGTGGCGAATTTCGGCGGCGGCCTCGTCGGTGGCGTGGGTCTTTCGGATCAGCCGAACGCCAGCCAACCGCCGCTGGTCACCGCGTACGTCGAGGGCACCAACGGTCATTTGTATTCGCGCCGGCTCTCGCCGACCGTCGGGCCATGGGTGCCGCACGGGGGCGGTCTCGCCGGAGGCGCCTCGGCAACCGCCGCGACGATCTCCTGA
- the recO gene encoding DNA repair protein RecO, with protein MTLYRDEGIVLRTQKLGEADRIVTLLTRRTGRVRAVAKGVRRTKSRFGGRLEPFSRVDVQLYVGRSLDIVTQVESLDAFGAVLVGDYPSYTAGTAVLEAAERLTAEEREPALRLYLLVAGALRALAVHEHAPVLVLDAFLLRALSVAGYAPALSSCAQCGAHGPHRHFAVALGGAVCPDCRPPGAATVSAPAVGLLNALLLGDWATAEASPARRESSGLVAAYLQWHLERGLRSLPLVDRR; from the coding sequence GTGACCCTCTACCGCGACGAGGGGATCGTCCTGCGCACCCAGAAGCTGGGAGAGGCCGACCGCATCGTCACCCTGCTCACCCGGCGAACCGGCCGGGTGCGGGCGGTCGCCAAGGGGGTACGGCGCACCAAGTCGAGGTTCGGCGGGCGGTTGGAGCCGTTCAGCCGGGTCGACGTGCAGCTCTACGTGGGGCGCTCGCTGGACATCGTGACCCAGGTCGAGAGCCTGGACGCGTTCGGCGCCGTGCTGGTCGGTGACTATCCCTCCTACACGGCCGGGACCGCGGTGCTCGAGGCGGCCGAACGGCTCACCGCGGAGGAGCGCGAGCCGGCGCTGCGCCTGTACCTGCTGGTCGCCGGGGCCTTGCGCGCGCTCGCCGTCCACGAGCATGCCCCGGTCCTCGTCCTCGACGCGTTCTTGCTCCGCGCCCTGAGCGTCGCCGGGTATGCGCCGGCCCTGTCCAGCTGCGCCCAGTGCGGAGCGCATGGTCCGCACCGGCACTTCGCCGTCGCCCTCGGAGGTGCTGTCTGCCCGGACTGCCGGCCACCCGGTGCGGCCACGGTCTCCGCGCCGGCGGTCGGCTTGCTCAACGCGTTGCTTCTCGGCGACTGGGCGACCGCCGAGGCGAGCCCGGCCCGGCGCGAGTCCAGCGGGCTGGTTGCCGCCTACCTGCAGTGGCACCTCGAGCGCGGGCTCCGGTCGCTGCCCCTCGTGGACCGCCGATGA
- a CDS encoding isoprenyl transferase, whose translation MTRGAARRPRPHPSGAPPPELPPQLVPRHVALVMDGNGRWAAQRGLPRTAGHEAGESSLLDCVEGAIEIGVRWLSAYAFSTENWRRSPDEVRFLMGFNRDVIRRRRDEMHEMGVRVRWAGRRPRLWRSVIRELEAAEELTRANRVLTLTMCVNYGGRAEIADAARGIGRDVASGRLDPEKIDERLVRRYLDEPEMPDVDLFVRSSGEQRISNFLLWQSAYAELVFSDTLWPEFDRRDLWAAIETYAARDRRYGGALPR comes from the coding sequence ATGACCCGCGGTGCGGCGCGCCGGCCGCGCCCGCATCCCTCCGGTGCCCCGCCGCCGGAGCTCCCGCCCCAGCTGGTGCCGCGCCACGTGGCACTGGTCATGGACGGCAACGGTCGATGGGCGGCGCAGCGGGGCCTGCCGCGAACCGCGGGCCACGAGGCTGGCGAGTCGTCGCTGCTGGACTGCGTCGAAGGCGCCATCGAGATCGGGGTGCGATGGCTCTCCGCCTACGCGTTCTCCACCGAGAACTGGCGGCGCTCACCCGACGAGGTGCGCTTTCTGATGGGATTCAACCGAGACGTGATCCGTCGCCGGCGGGACGAGATGCACGAGATGGGGGTGCGGGTCCGCTGGGCCGGCCGCCGGCCCCGGCTCTGGCGCAGCGTCATCCGCGAACTCGAAGCCGCCGAGGAACTGACCCGGGCCAACCGGGTGCTCACCCTCACCATGTGCGTCAACTACGGGGGGCGGGCCGAGATCGCGGACGCGGCCCGGGGGATCGGGCGCGACGTTGCCAGCGGCCGGCTGGACCCGGAGAAGATCGACGAACGGCTGGTGCGTCGTTACCTCGACGAGCCGGAGATGCCCGACGTCGACCTGTTCGTCAGGTCCTCCGGGGAGCAGCGGATCTCGAACTTCCTGCTCTGGCAGTCCGCCTACGCCGAGCTGGTTTTCAGCGACACGCTGTGGCCGGAGTTCGATCGCCGCGACCTGTGGGCGGCGATCGAGACCTACGCCGCGCGGGACCGGCGCTACGGCGGCGCGTTGCCGCGGTGA
- a CDS encoding DUF6703 family protein encodes MPTPKDPPRAASDLRRRVERLSLRPAAYLAAAPRWVVFLGAVALLLTGLFVRGPGGAVALLGIAGLLGWLLTLSWPRLEPGPRLGRMAAVALVVVAAGWQAGR; translated from the coding sequence GTGCCGACCCCGAAAGACCCGCCCCGCGCCGCCTCGGACCTGCGGCGGCGGGTGGAACGGCTCAGCCTGCGCCCGGCGGCCTACCTGGCCGCCGCCCCACGCTGGGTGGTGTTCCTCGGGGCGGTCGCGCTACTACTCACCGGCCTGTTCGTCCGCGGGCCCGGTGGGGCGGTCGCGCTGCTCGGCATCGCCGGGTTGCTCGGCTGGCTGCTCACCCTGTCCTGGCCCAGGCTCGAGCCCGGCCCCCGACTCGGCCGCATGGCCGCCGTCGCCCTCGTCGTAGTGGCGGCCGGCTGGCAGGCCGGCCGCTGA
- a CDS encoding antibiotic biosynthesis monooxygenase: protein MLAVLRFVVPIGTGVGFADAAGELLAALSGRPGLLRGQLGRAVDDPQSWILVTEWVGVGDYRRALGTGEVKLASGPVLGYLDPQPSAFEVLELRSDGRVRSTPSDRAEP from the coding sequence GTGCTGGCGGTGCTGCGGTTCGTCGTTCCGATCGGGACCGGGGTCGGGTTCGCCGACGCCGCCGGAGAGCTGCTGGCGGCGCTGTCCGGCCGCCCGGGCCTTCTCCGCGGCCAGCTCGGCCGGGCGGTCGACGACCCGCAGAGCTGGATTCTGGTCACCGAGTGGGTCGGCGTCGGCGACTACCGGCGGGCGCTCGGCACCGGCGAGGTCAAGCTGGCGAGCGGCCCGGTGCTCGGGTATCTGGACCCGCAGCCGAGTGCGTTCGAGGTGCTGGAGCTCCGCAGCGACGGACGGGTCCGGTCGACCCCGAGCGACCGGGCCGAACCGTAA
- a CDS encoding peroxiredoxin translates to MSGPAVGDQAPDFTLPGTSPDGVRDYSLAAERGHPLVLAFYPGDETPVCTRQLCSYQDEFSVLTDVGATLWGISTQGMASHEKFAAHRGLSFPLLADVGGTVTELYGVKSVLGTRRSVFVVDADGRVSWRHVSLLGLTYQGARTIARAVQAATG, encoded by the coding sequence ATGAGCGGTCCAGCGGTCGGCGACCAGGCGCCGGACTTCACCCTTCCCGGCACCTCGCCCGACGGGGTCCGCGACTACTCGTTGGCCGCCGAGCGCGGGCATCCGCTGGTCCTCGCGTTCTACCCGGGCGACGAGACGCCCGTCTGCACCCGGCAGCTGTGCTCCTACCAGGACGAGTTCAGCGTGCTCACCGACGTCGGAGCCACGCTGTGGGGGATCTCGACCCAGGGCATGGCCTCCCACGAGAAGTTCGCCGCCCACCGCGGGCTCTCGTTCCCGCTGCTCGCCGACGTCGGGGGCACGGTGACCGAGCTGTACGGCGTCAAGAGCGTGCTGGGGACCCGGAGGTCGGTGTTCGTGGTTGACGCCGACGGGCGGGTCTCCTGGCGGCACGTCTCGTTGCTCGGCCTGACCTACCAGGGGGCCCGCACGATCGCCCGGGCGGTCCAGGCCGCCACCGGGTAG
- a CDS encoding glycine--tRNA ligase: protein MAADRLETLVSLSKRRGIVFPSSDIYGGLRSSWDYGPLGVELKNNVKRQWWKAMVHERDDIVGLDSSVILAPQVWETSGHVHEFVDPLTECLVCHKRWRADHLAESYAERHKGKQPEHGLADVSCPSCGTKGSFTEPRMFNGLLKTYLGPVEDESGLSYLRPETAQGIFINYLNVQQSARRKPPFGIGQIGKSFRNEITPGNFIFRTREFEQMEMEFFVPPGTDEGWHDYWIAERTRWYVDLGVDPGDLRHYEHPKEKLSHYSKRTVDIEYRFAFTGTEWGELEGVANRTDFDLTAHSKATGIDLSYFDQESERYVPWVIEPAAGVDRATLMFLLDAYDEDEAPNTKGGVDKRTVLRLDRRLAPIKAAVLPLSRNERLSPVARDLAAELRRRWNVDFDDAGAIGRRYRRQDEVGTPYCVTVDFDTIDDQAVTVRERDSMAQERVACAALTGYLAERLPAC from the coding sequence ATGGCCGCCGATCGTTTGGAAACCCTGGTCAGTCTCTCGAAGCGGCGGGGGATCGTCTTCCCGTCCAGTGACATCTACGGCGGCCTGCGCTCGTCCTGGGACTACGGACCGCTCGGCGTGGAGCTGAAGAACAACGTCAAGCGCCAATGGTGGAAGGCCATGGTGCACGAACGTGACGACATCGTCGGCCTCGACTCGTCGGTCATTCTCGCGCCGCAGGTGTGGGAGACCTCGGGTCACGTTCACGAGTTCGTCGACCCGCTCACCGAGTGCCTGGTGTGTCACAAGCGCTGGCGGGCCGATCATCTCGCGGAGAGCTACGCCGAACGGCACAAGGGCAAGCAGCCCGAACACGGCCTGGCCGACGTCAGCTGTCCGAGCTGCGGGACCAAGGGCTCGTTCACCGAGCCGCGGATGTTCAACGGGCTGCTCAAGACCTACCTCGGGCCGGTAGAGGACGAGAGCGGGCTGTCCTACCTGCGCCCGGAGACCGCGCAGGGCATCTTCATCAACTACCTGAACGTCCAGCAGTCGGCCCGGCGCAAGCCCCCGTTCGGCATCGGTCAGATCGGCAAGTCGTTTCGCAACGAGATCACCCCGGGGAACTTCATCTTCCGCACCCGCGAGTTCGAGCAGATGGAGATGGAGTTCTTCGTCCCGCCGGGAACGGACGAGGGTTGGCACGACTACTGGATCGCCGAGCGCACCAGGTGGTACGTCGACCTCGGGGTCGATCCGGGCGACCTGCGCCATTACGAACACCCGAAGGAGAAGCTCTCGCACTACTCGAAGCGAACGGTGGACATCGAGTACCGGTTCGCCTTCACCGGCACCGAGTGGGGCGAGCTCGAGGGGGTGGCCAACCGGACGGATTTCGACCTCACCGCCCACTCGAAGGCGACCGGGATCGACCTGTCCTACTTCGACCAGGAGAGCGAGCGCTACGTCCCGTGGGTGATCGAGCCGGCCGCGGGGGTCGACCGGGCCACGCTGATGTTCCTGCTCGACGCCTACGACGAGGACGAGGCGCCGAACACGAAGGGTGGCGTGGACAAGCGGACCGTGCTCCGGCTGGACCGGCGCCTCGCTCCGATCAAGGCGGCCGTCCTGCCGCTGTCCCGCAACGAGCGGCTGTCGCCGGTCGCCCGTGACCTCGCCGCCGAGCTGCGCCGGCGCTGGAACGTGGACTTCGACGATGCCGGGGCGATCGGGCGCCGCTACCGCCGGCAGGACGAGGTGGGCACCCCCTACTGCGTGACCGTCGACTTCGACACCATCGACGACCAGGCCGTGACGGTGCGCGAACGCGACTCGATGGCCCAGGAGCGGGTGGCCTGCGCGGCGCTCACCGGCTACCTCGCCGAACGGTTGCCAGCCTGCTGA